One window of the Lynx canadensis isolate LIC74 chromosome D3, mLynCan4.pri.v2, whole genome shotgun sequence genome contains the following:
- the PRELID3A gene encoding PRELI domain containing protein 3A isoform X2: MKIWSSEHVFGHPWDTVIKAAMRKYPNPMNPCVVGVDVLERSVDGRGRLHSHRLLSTEWGLPGFVKAILGTSRTLTYIKEHSIVDPVEKKMELCSTNITLTNLVSVNERLVYTPHPEDPEMTVLTQEAIITVKGISLGSYLESLMANTISSNAKKDLGISFVEVAGERLDRRRPSSPGP; encoded by the exons ATGAAGATCTGGAGCTCGGAGCACGTGTTCGG CCACCCATGGGACACTGTCATCAAAGCTGCCATGAGGAAGTACCCGAATCCGATGAACCCCTGTGTGGTGGGAGTTGACGTGCTGGAGCGCAGTGTGGATGGCCGGGGCCGGCTTCACAGCCACCGCCTCCTCAGCACCGAGTGGGGGCTGCCCGGCTTCGTGAAAGCG attttggGAACCAGTAGGACTTTGACATACATCAAAGAACATTCCATTGTGGATccagtagaaaagaaaatggaactttGTTCCACCAAT aTCACACTCACAAACTTGGTGTCAGTGAACGAGAGGCTGGTATACACACCCCATCCGGAGGACCCTGAAAT GACTGTGCTCACACAAGAAGCCATCATCACCGTGAAGGGGATCAGCCTCGGCAGCTACCTGGAAAGTCTGATGGCCAACACAATATCATCCAATGCAAAGAAG GATTTGGGAATAAGCTTTGTGGAGGTGGCAGGAGAAAGGTTGGATCGCAGGAGGCCGTCCTCCCCAGGTCCCTAG
- the PRELID3A gene encoding PRELI domain containing protein 3A isoform X3, with amino-acid sequence MKIWSSEHVFGHPWDTVIKAAMRKYPNPMNPCVVGVDVLERSVDGRGRLHSHRLLSTEWGLPGFVKAILGTSRTLTYIKEHSIVDPVEKKMELCSTNITLTNLVSVNERLVYTPHPEDPEMTVLTQEAIITVKGISLGSYLESLMANTISSNAKKGWAAIEWIIENSEHAVS; translated from the exons ATGAAGATCTGGAGCTCGGAGCACGTGTTCGG CCACCCATGGGACACTGTCATCAAAGCTGCCATGAGGAAGTACCCGAATCCGATGAACCCCTGTGTGGTGGGAGTTGACGTGCTGGAGCGCAGTGTGGATGGCCGGGGCCGGCTTCACAGCCACCGCCTCCTCAGCACCGAGTGGGGGCTGCCCGGCTTCGTGAAAGCG attttggGAACCAGTAGGACTTTGACATACATCAAAGAACATTCCATTGTGGATccagtagaaaagaaaatggaactttGTTCCACCAAT aTCACACTCACAAACTTGGTGTCAGTGAACGAGAGGCTGGTATACACACCCCATCCGGAGGACCCTGAAAT GACTGTGCTCACACAAGAAGCCATCATCACCGTGAAGGGGATCAGCCTCGGCAGCTACCTGGAAAGTCTGATGGCCAACACAATATCATCCAATGCAAAGAAG GGGTGGGCTGCTATTGAGTGGATAATTGAAAATTCTGAGCACGCTGTGAGCTAA